A single Campylobacter ureolyticus ACS-301-V-Sch3b DNA region contains:
- the murG gene encoding undecaprenyldiphospho-muramoylpentapeptide beta-N-acetylglucosaminyltransferase encodes MCIVVTGGGTGGHLIIAKVIACELKNRGVKTIFIGSSNGQDKSWFENSDIFHEKYFLKSSGVVNKKGFKKIFSLFNIITQIFEVRKILKNKNIKAVFSVGGYSAAPASFWAVLFKIPLFIHEQNAFTGKLNKLLKPFSKAFYSSYEKPNFNYPINLEFFKASRIRKNLKTILFMGGSQGASFINSLALNLANDLHSKNIKIIHQCGKKEFDKIKAFYDENKIDALVVDFSNDMPNLMNKADLCISRSGASSLWELCANNLPAIFIPFPYAANDHQFYNAKFLGNNTKIIRQDRVLKEEILTEIFNYDLEKTSLNLKELTKENGCKEIVDDMIKKIKK; translated from the coding sequence ATGTGCATAGTTGTAACAGGTGGTGGAACTGGCGGGCATTTAATAATTGCTAAAGTAATAGCTTGTGAGTTAAAAAACCGTGGTGTTAAAACTATTTTTATAGGCTCAAGCAATGGTCAAGATAAAAGCTGGTTTGAAAATAGTGATATTTTTCATGAAAAATATTTTCTAAAAAGTAGTGGAGTTGTAAATAAAAAAGGTTTTAAAAAAATATTTTCTTTATTTAATATAATAACTCAAATTTTTGAAGTTAGAAAAATTTTAAAAAATAAAAATATAAAAGCCGTATTTAGTGTAGGTGGATATAGTGCTGCACCGGCTTCTTTTTGGGCAGTTTTATTTAAAATTCCTCTTTTTATCCATGAGCAAAATGCCTTTACAGGAAAGCTAAACAAACTTTTAAAACCTTTTTCAAAAGCTTTTTATTCATCTTATGAAAAACCAAATTTTAATTATCCTATAAATTTAGAGTTTTTTAAAGCGTCTAGAATTAGAAAAAATTTAAAAACAATTTTATTTATGGGTGGCTCACAAGGAGCAAGTTTTATAAATAGTTTGGCTTTAAATTTAGCCAATGATTTGCATAGTAAAAATATAAAAATTATTCACCAATGCGGAAAAAAAGAATTTGATAAAATAAAAGCTTTTTATGATGAAAATAAAATTGATGCTTTGGTAGTTGATTTTAGTAACGATATGCCAAATTTGATGAATAAAGCAGATCTTTGTATTAGCCGAAGTGGGGCAAGCTCTTTGTGGGAACTTTGTGCTAATAATCTACCAGCTATTTTTATACCTTTTCCCTATGCTGCAAATGATCATCAGTTTTATAACGCTAAATTTCTAGGTAATAATACAAAAATAATTAGACAAGATAGAGTTTTAAAAGAAGAAATTTTAACTGAAATTTTTAATTATGATTTAGAAAAAACAAGTTTAAATTTAAAAGAATTAACCAAAGAAAATGGTTGTAAAGAGATAGTTGATGATATGATTAAAAAGATAAAAAAATGA
- a CDS encoding ATP-dependent DNA helicase, whose amino-acid sequence MIDELINFLKTDNIFLTGGAGVGKSYTVSKIIKHYRDESLGVVSLGSTGISAVNIGGLTLHSFFGFGICKNKNELSQYDKGSKAKEKLKNLKNILDKTELIIIDEISMVSADLFEMIYLRLVNLAYKGRVLVVGDFYQLPPIIKEQNLDLFQKSVYAFGSYAWEMMKFKNIELIKPKRTKNLEFFNVLSKIRVGKIGVEDARYLYSFLAAKFAPNSDETVLFGRNKEANELNAFMLEKLCSPLLKHSGKTIINDNLVHKDRIDTWLNNLNVATTFEFKIGAKVIFTINKYKNIIDDSEFYNGEQGVIKDVFLDDDEISGILVEKNSGELVEVKPNSYDFGKYVNEDDELKYSVIASFSQFPLRLAYAITIHKSQGMSIERLTCDLTHIFAEGQLYVALSRAIEPNNLKIVYKKSENFNSYLNRVIKSHKDVDEFYEKTDFLKYE is encoded by the coding sequence ATGATAGATGAGTTAATAAATTTTTTAAAAACTGACAATATTTTTTTGACAGGCGGTGCTGGTGTTGGCAAAAGCTATACAGTTTCTAAAATAATAAAGCACTATAGGGATGAGAGTTTAGGTGTTGTCTCTTTGGGAAGTACTGGGATTAGCGCTGTAAATATCGGCGGTCTTACACTTCATTCATTTTTTGGATTTGGGATTTGCAAAAACAAAAATGAGTTAAGCCAGTATGACAAAGGCTCAAAAGCCAAAGAAAAGCTTAAAAACTTAAAAAATATTTTAGATAAAACAGAGCTTATTATCATTGATGAGATTTCGATGGTTTCGGCTGATTTGTTCGAGATGATCTACTTAAGGCTTGTAAATTTGGCCTACAAAGGCAGAGTTTTAGTAGTTGGTGACTTTTATCAGCTACCTCCAATCATAAAAGAGCAAAACTTAGATCTTTTTCAAAAAAGTGTCTATGCCTTTGGCTCTTATGCGTGGGAGATGATGAAATTTAAAAATATAGAATTAATTAAGCCAAAAAGAACTAAAAATTTAGAATTTTTTAATGTTTTATCAAAGATAAGAGTTGGAAAGATTGGCGTTGAAGATGCTAGATATCTATATAGCTTTTTGGCGGCCAAATTTGCTCCAAATAGCGATGAAACGGTGCTTTTTGGAAGAAACAAAGAGGCAAACGAATTAAATGCTTTCATGCTTGAAAAGCTTTGTTCCCCACTTCTAAAACATAGCGGCAAAACTATCATAAATGATAACTTAGTTCATAAAGATAGGATTGATACGTGGCTAAATAACCTAAATGTTGCGACTACTTTTGAGTTTAAAATCGGCGCAAAGGTGATTTTTACTATCAATAAATATAAAAATATCATCGATGATAGTGAGTTTTACAACGGCGAGCAGGGCGTTATAAAAGACGTTTTTTTAGATGACGATGAAATTTCAGGGATCTTAGTAGAAAAAAACAGCGGTGAATTAGTCGAAGTAAAGCCAAATAGCTATGATTTTGGCAAGTATGTAAATGAAGATGATGAGCTTAAATATAGCGTCATAGCCAGTTTTTCTCAGTTTCCACTTCGCCTTGCTTATGCCATAACTATCCACAAATCTCAAGGTATGAGCATTGAGCGGCTAACTTGCGATTTAACGCATATTTTTGCCGAAGGACAGCTCTATGTTGCACTTTCAAGAGCAATTGAGCCTAACAATTTAAAGATAGTTTATAAAAAAAGCGAGAATTTCAACTCATATTTAAACAGAGTTATCAAAAGCCATAAAGATGTTGATGAGTTTTATGAAAAAACCGACTTTTTAAAATATGAGTGA
- a CDS encoding chaperone NapD translates to MNISSLVVNLIDKNGLNLAIENLNKIKNCEVIAHQNSQIVVVLECESFDEQIKTFKKIESLENVKEACVVYSYEDSNLSLKQDFIDEVLNKELKAGAIKYNGNVKV, encoded by the coding sequence GTGAATATTTCAAGTTTAGTTGTAAATTTAATAGATAAAAATGGTCTGAATTTAGCCATAGAAAATCTAAATAAAATCAAAAATTGTGAAGTCATAGCTCATCAAAACAGCCAAATCGTTGTTGTTTTGGAGTGTGAAAGCTTTGATGAACAGATAAAAACATTTAAAAAAATTGAGAGTTTAGAAAATGTAAAAGAGGCTTGCGTGGTCTATAGCTACGAAGATAGCAATCTTTCTTTAAAACAAGATTTTATTGATGAAGTCCTAAACAAGGAGCTAAAAGCTGGAGCGATAAAATACAACGGGAATGTCAAAGTATAA
- a CDS encoding 4Fe-4S binding protein, protein MLKRFQKTIYPPYFSGKFECLECEAPCVTSCDKNLIKLKENFVYFEPNEFGCDFCKKCAIACQENQKNTLNLDFSAKINAVAKIEITSCLAWNDTMCYNCYEVCKFRAIEYFGVFKPTINENCVGCGECVGACFNEALSLKGVAF, encoded by the coding sequence GTGCTAAAAAGATTTCAAAAGACTATTTATCCGCCCTATTTTAGCGGTAAATTTGAATGTTTGGAATGCGAGGCACCTTGTGTTACTTCATGTGATAAAAATCTAATTAAGCTTAAAGAGAATTTTGTCTATTTTGAGCCAAATGAGTTTGGATGTGATTTTTGTAAAAAATGTGCAATTGCTTGTCAAGAAAATCAAAAAAACACTCTAAATTTAGACTTTAGCGCCAAAATAAATGCAGTTGCAAAGATAGAGATAACATCTTGCCTTGCTTGGAATGATACGATGTGCTATAACTGCTATGAAGTTTGCAAATTTAGAGCAATTGAGTATTTTGGAGTCTTTAAGCCAACTATCAATGAAAACTGCGTTGGATGTGGCGAGTGCGTAGGTGCTTGCTTTAATGAAGCACTTAGTTTAAAAGGAGTTGCTTTTTGA
- a CDS encoding nitrate reductase cytochrome c-type subunit — protein sequence MRKIILFFICVVFAFSQQDGLRKAGLTSEENLVLQDFAYSSDAPGTSTRFDRSFENSPPLIPHDLDGLLPITLELNMCTTCHMPEFAKDIGSTAIPKSHLVDLRTGKDLHGELDMTRYNCVQCHVPQSNAKTVVNNKFEAVFRDKVLKHGSNLLDVLNQGVE from the coding sequence ATGAGAAAAATTATACTATTTTTCATCTGTGTTGTCTTTGCTTTTAGCCAACAAGATGGCCTAAGAAAGGCTGGTTTAACGAGCGAAGAGAATTTAGTTTTGCAAGATTTTGCCTACAGCAGTGATGCGCCTGGAACTTCAACTAGATTTGATAGATCTTTTGAAAACTCACCACCACTTATACCACATGATCTAGATGGACTTTTGCCAATTACACTAGAGCTTAATATGTGCACAACCTGCCATATGCCTGAGTTTGCAAAAGATATTGGCTCAACTGCCATACCAAAATCTCATCTTGTGGATTTAAGAACTGGCAAGGATTTGCACGGAGAACTTGATATGACTAGATACAACTGCGTTCAATGTCACGTGCCACAATCAAATGCAAAAACTGTGGTAAATAATAAATTTGAAGCAGTTTTTAGAGACAAAGTTTTAAAACATGGCTCAAACCTACTTGATGTGCTAAATCAAGGCGTTGAGTAA
- the napH gene encoding quinol dehydrogenase ferredoxin subunit NapH, protein MKINNLRRVVQFLVLALFMLGNLEILNILKGNLSSSILFGKISLSDPFAVLQIYLATFNVSFVAISGALIVALFYSLIAPRLFCSWVCPVNLITDFAYFIRKKLKIRGGYLSLNANFRYYFLALSLIASFVLGVPAFENISFVGVIQRGLIYLNFTFLNVAFLLFVFDLFVAKRGVCSKICPLGAFYALLSKLSLIRVKHSFKNCTKCMDCIKVCPEDGILKDISKKDFFISSSCISCGRCVDVCAHDALNFGIIKKDKK, encoded by the coding sequence ATGAAAATAAACAATCTTAGAAGAGTTGTTCAATTTTTGGTTTTAGCTCTTTTTATGCTTGGAAATTTAGAAATTTTAAATATTTTAAAGGGAAATTTAAGTAGCTCTATTTTATTTGGTAAAATTTCACTAAGTGACCCATTTGCAGTGCTTCAAATTTACCTAGCAACTTTCAATGTTTCATTTGTTGCAATAAGTGGCGCTTTAATCGTTGCTTTATTTTATAGTTTGATAGCTCCAAGGCTCTTTTGTTCGTGGGTTTGCCCTGTTAATCTCATAACAGATTTTGCCTACTTTATAAGAAAAAAACTTAAAATTAGAGGCGGTTATCTGAGCTTAAATGCAAATTTTAGATACTATTTTTTAGCTTTGAGTTTGATAGCTAGTTTTGTTTTGGGCGTGCCAGCTTTTGAAAATATAAGTTTTGTAGGGGTTATTCAAAGGGGATTAATTTATCTAAATTTCACCTTTTTAAATGTTGCTTTTTTGCTTTTTGTTTTTGATCTTTTTGTAGCAAAAAGAGGAGTTTGCTCTAAAATTTGCCCACTTGGTGCATTTTACGCACTACTTTCAAAACTCTCACTAATAAGAGTAAAACATAGTTTTAAAAACTGCACAAAATGCATGGACTGCATTAAGGTTTGCCCAGAAGATGGCATTTTAAAAGATATTTCAAAAAAAGATTTTTTTATTAGTAGTAGCTGTATAAGCTGCGGTCGTTGCGTAGATGTTTGCGCCCACGATGCATTAAATTTCGGTATTATAAAAAAGGATAAAAAATGA
- the napG gene encoding ferredoxin-type protein NapG codes for MTRREVLKIACLFSAGGILWSIPKNTEAKFFLRPPGAKDEKSFVASCIKCGLCVEACPYDTLKLSTIFDNTSISTPYFIPRKIPCYMCEDIPCAAICPTSALDIKSLQKDGLLDVNLMRSGVAVVDMKSCVAYFGIQCDACYRACPLIDRALYLEYKRNDRTAKHAFLLPVVDGDICTGCGMCEKVCITKKAAISVVRREFVLGKMNDNYVIGWEKNGDKKLKDANTKIKLDKTKALDYLNNEEF; via the coding sequence ATGACAAGAAGAGAGGTGTTAAAAATAGCTTGTCTGTTTAGTGCTGGCGGGATTTTATGGAGCATTCCTAAAAACACAGAAGCTAAATTTTTCTTAAGACCACCTGGTGCAAAAGATGAAAAAAGCTTTGTGGCAAGTTGCATAAAGTGCGGACTTTGCGTGGAAGCCTGTCCATACGACACACTTAAACTTAGCACTATTTTTGACAACACCTCTATTTCAACGCCCTATTTTATACCAAGAAAAATTCCATGTTATATGTGTGAAGATATCCCTTGTGCTGCTATTTGCCCAACATCTGCACTTGATATAAAGTCTTTGCAAAAAGATGGTTTGCTAGATGTAAATTTGATGAGATCTGGTGTTGCGGTTGTGGATATGAAAAGTTGTGTTGCCTACTTTGGAATTCAATGCGATGCCTGTTATAGAGCCTGTCCGCTTATAGATAGGGCTTTATATCTAGAATACAAAAGAAATGATAGAACGGCAAAACATGCATTTTTACTTCCAGTTGTTGATGGCGATATTTGCACGGGATGTGGGATGTGCGAGAAAGTTTGTATTACTAAAAAAGCTGCTATTAGCGTAGTTAGAAGAGAGTTTGTGCTTGGCAAGATGAATGATAACTATGTAATTGGCTGGGAAAAAAATGGCGATAAAAAGCTAAAAGATGCCAACACAAAGATAAAGCTTGATAAAACAAAAGCGCTTGATTATCTAAATAACGAGGAGTTTTAA
- the napA gene encoding nitrate reductase catalytic subunit NapA — MNRRDFIKSAAAASACSAIGISVPSSLSAKSNEAEKSWRWDKAVCRFCGTGCGIMVATKDGKIVAVKGDPKAPVNRGLNCIKGYFNAKIMYGEDRLTKPLLRMNEKGEFDKKGKFAPVSWQRAFDEMEKQFKKTYNELGPTGIGVFGSGQYTIQEGYVASKLIKGGFRSNNLDPNARHCMASAVVGFMQTFGIDEPSGCFDDIELTDTIVCWGANMAEMHPILWARVSDRKLSDPENVRVVNLSTYSTRTSNLADIEIIFRPSTDLAIWNYIARELVYNHPDLIDMDFVKNHCTFATGPVDIGYGLREDINHPKYKKSELDTAAKQKSKIVSDFEAESLKYLGYKSGDILEMKNTKSAGKHWAISFEDFKKALAPYTLEYTAKIAKGDENEDTQEFKAKLKALADLYIEKQRKVVSFWTMGFNQHTRGTWVNEQSYMVHFLLGKQAKPGNGAFSLTGQPSACGTAREVGTFCHRLPADMVVANPKHRAITEKIWKLPNGTINPKNGSHFVKIMRDLEDGKIKFAWVQVNNPWQNTANANHWIKAAREMDNFIVVSEVYPGISAKVADLILPTAMIYEKWGSYGNAERRTQHWRQQVIPVGDAMSDTWQMLEFSKRFTLKDVWGEKKIDEKLTLPNVLEEAKKMGYKESDTLFDVLFANDEWKKFSKDDKIMGKFDNSEVNGDSRNVVGSDGKEFKGYGFFVQKAIWEEYRKFGLGHGHDLADFDTYHKVRGLRWPVVDGKETQWRFNTLYDPYAKKEAPQSDFAFYGNKGAKLSAGDLAKAKDDEKVDINNKGKIFFRPYMDPPEIPNKEYPFWLCTGRVLEHWHSGTMTMRVPELYKAVPEAMCYMSELDAGKLNLMQNDVVWIESRRGKVKARVDLRGRNKPPVGLVYVPWFDENVFINKVCLDATCPLSNETDYKKCAVKIYKA; from the coding sequence ATGAATAGAAGAGATTTTATCAAAAGTGCTGCAGCAGCCTCGGCCTGTTCTGCTATTGGCATAAGTGTTCCATCTTCTTTATCAGCTAAATCAAACGAAGCTGAAAAATCATGGAGATGGGATAAGGCAGTTTGTCGGTTTTGTGGAACTGGATGCGGGATTATGGTAGCTACAAAAGATGGAAAAATAGTAGCTGTAAAAGGCGATCCTAAAGCTCCAGTAAATAGAGGCTTAAACTGCATAAAAGGTTATTTTAACGCTAAAATTATGTATGGCGAAGACCGCTTGACAAAACCACTTTTAAGAATGAATGAAAAAGGTGAGTTTGATAAAAAAGGTAAATTTGCCCCTGTTAGCTGGCAAAGAGCCTTTGATGAGATGGAAAAGCAGTTTAAAAAAACATATAATGAGCTTGGACCTACAGGAATTGGTGTTTTTGGGAGTGGTCAATACACAATCCAAGAAGGCTATGTCGCTTCAAAACTTATAAAAGGTGGATTTAGAAGTAATAACCTCGATCCAAACGCAAGACACTGTATGGCAAGTGCGGTTGTTGGCTTTATGCAGACTTTTGGAATTGATGAACCATCAGGCTGTTTTGATGATATCGAGCTAACTGATACTATTGTTTGCTGGGGTGCAAATATGGCTGAAATGCACCCAATTTTGTGGGCAAGAGTAAGCGATAGAAAATTAAGCGATCCAGAAAATGTCAGAGTTGTAAATTTAAGCACCTATTCAACTAGAACTTCAAATTTGGCAGATATTGAGATTATTTTTAGACCATCAACTGATCTTGCTATTTGGAACTACATCGCAAGAGAGCTTGTTTATAATCATCCTGATTTAATAGATATGGATTTTGTTAAAAATCACTGCACATTTGCAACAGGACCTGTAGATATTGGTTATGGCTTAAGAGAAGATATAAACCATCCAAAATACAAAAAAAGTGAGCTTGATACCGCTGCAAAACAAAAAAGCAAGATTGTAAGCGACTTTGAAGCAGAGAGTTTAAAATATCTTGGATATAAATCAGGCGATATTTTAGAGATGAAAAATACAAAATCAGCTGGAAAACACTGGGCGATAAGTTTTGAAGATTTTAAAAAAGCGCTTGCTCCATATACTCTTGAATATACTGCAAAAATTGCAAAAGGCGATGAAAATGAAGATACCCAGGAGTTTAAAGCAAAACTTAAGGCACTAGCTGATTTATATATAGAAAAACAGAGAAAAGTTGTTAGCTTTTGGACTATGGGATTTAACCAACACACAAGAGGAACTTGGGTAAATGAACAAAGCTATATGGTGCACTTTCTGCTCGGAAAGCAAGCAAAACCTGGAAATGGGGCATTTTCTTTAACAGGTCAGCCAAGTGCGTGCGGAACAGCAAGAGAGGTTGGAACATTTTGTCATAGACTTCCTGCTGATATGGTTGTTGCAAATCCAAAACACAGAGCTATTACTGAAAAAATTTGGAAACTACCAAATGGCACTATTAATCCAAAAAATGGCTCACATTTTGTAAAAATTATGAGAGATTTAGAAGATGGCAAAATTAAATTTGCTTGGGTGCAGGTAAATAACCCTTGGCAAAATACCGCAAATGCAAACCATTGGATAAAAGCAGCAAGAGAGATGGATAATTTTATCGTAGTAAGTGAAGTTTATCCTGGAATTTCAGCAAAAGTAGCAGATCTAATACTTCCAACAGCAATGATTTATGAAAAATGGGGTTCTTATGGCAATGCTGAAAGAAGAACTCAACATTGGCGCCAGCAAGTTATTCCAGTAGGCGATGCTATGAGTGATACTTGGCAAATGCTTGAGTTTTCAAAACGATTTACCTTAAAAGATGTTTGGGGTGAAAAAAAGATAGATGAAAAACTCACTCTTCCAAATGTTTTAGAAGAGGCTAAAAAAATGGGCTACAAAGAAAGTGATACGCTATTTGATGTGCTTTTTGCAAATGATGAGTGGAAAAAATTTAGCAAAGATGACAAAATCATGGGCAAGTTTGACAACTCAGAAGTAAATGGCGATAGCAGAAATGTAGTTGGAAGCGATGGAAAAGAGTTTAAAGGATATGGCTTTTTTGTTCAAAAAGCAATTTGGGAAGAGTACCGCAAATTTGGACTAGGTCATGGACATGATTTGGCTGATTTTGATACATATCACAAAGTTAGGGGCTTGAGATGGCCAGTTGTTGATGGCAAAGAAACTCAATGGAGATTTAATACACTTTATGATCCTTATGCTAAAAAAGAAGCACCACAAAGTGATTTTGCATTTTATGGAAACAAAGGTGCAAAACTAAGTGCTGGAGATTTAGCAAAGGCAAAAGATGATGAAAAGGTTGATATAAACAACAAAGGTAAAATTTTCTTCCGCCCTTATATGGATCCACCTGAGATTCCAAATAAAGAGTATCCATTTTGGTTATGCACTGGAAGAGTTTTAGAGCATTGGCATAGCGGAACGATGACAATGAGAGTTCCTGAGCTTTACAAAGCAGTTCCTGAAGCAATGTGCTATATGAGCGAGTTAGATGCTGGAAAGCTAAATTTGATGCAAAATGACGTAGTTTGGATAGAAAGTAGGCGTGGAAAAGTTAAGGCAAGAGTTGATTTAAGAGGACGAAACAAACCGCCTGTTGGACTAGTCTATGTTCCTTGGTTTGATGAAAATGTCTTTATAAATAAAGTTTGTCTTGATGCGACCTGCCCTTTATCAAACGAAACTGATTATAAAAAATGTGCAGTAAAGATTTATAAGGCGTAG
- the nikR gene encoding nickel-responsive transcriptional regulator NikR, translating into MENIIRFSVSLPENLLNSLDEKINSQGYASRSEFVRDLIREKIVKDSWEDKNIDDENAELIAVLAIIYDHHQTDLVTKKISIEHDANVNIICTNHIHLDHSNCLETSVLRGNIKKIEDFKNKISGLKGVKFTNLIKAGVPQS; encoded by the coding sequence ATGGAAAATATAATAAGATTTAGTGTGTCATTACCTGAAAATTTACTTAATAGTCTTGATGAAAAAATAAATTCTCAAGGATATGCTTCAAGAAGTGAATTTGTAAGAGACCTAATAAGAGAAAAAATTGTAAAAGATTCTTGGGAAGATAAAAATATAGATGATGAAAATGCTGAACTAATAGCAGTTTTAGCAATAATTTATGATCATCATCAAACCGATTTAGTAACAAAAAAAATATCAATAGAACATGATGCAAATGTCAATATAATATGCACAAACCACATACACTTAGATCATAGCAACTGTTTAGAAACTTCTGTTTTAAGAGGAAATATAAAAAAAATAGAGGATTTTAAAAACAAAATTTCAGGTCTAAAAGGTGTCAAATTTACAAATTTAATAAAAGCTGGTGTTCCTCAAAGCTAA
- the lolA gene encoding LolA-like outer membrane lipoprotein chaperone, which yields MKKIYFLTAFLLFLTNFAFANPLEFKTLQSDFIQTIQNNENKIEYSGNFISTTNNALWSYKTPNLKDIYFNYEKVVIIEPDLEQAIVTNLKDVPNLMNIIKDANKIDSNVYEAKFDGVKYRLNFKNDLLDEISYTDKLDNHIKIKFKNLKKDEFVDENLLTPIIPANFDLITK from the coding sequence ATGAAAAAAATCTATTTTTTAACAGCATTTTTGCTTTTTTTAACAAATTTTGCTTTTGCAAACCCATTGGAATTTAAAACTTTACAAAGTGATTTTATACAAACTATACAAAATAATGAAAATAAAATTGAATATAGTGGAAATTTTATTTCAACAACAAACAACGCTTTATGGTCTTACAAAACTCCAAATTTAAAAGATATATATTTTAATTACGAAAAAGTTGTTATTATAGAGCCTGATTTAGAGCAAGCAATAGTTACAAATTTAAAAGATGTCCCAAATTTAATGAATATTATAAAAGATGCCAATAAAATAGATAGTAATGTATATGAGGCAAAATTTGATGGAGTTAAGTACAGATTAAATTTTAAAAATGATCTTTTAGATGAAATTTCTTACACTGATAAACTTGATAATCATATAAAAATAAAATTTAAAAATCTTAAAAAAGATGAATTTGTCGATGAAAATTTACTTACACCTATAATTCCTGCAAATTTTGATCTTATAACTAAATAA